In Vigna radiata var. radiata cultivar VC1973A chromosome 3, Vradiata_ver6, whole genome shotgun sequence, the following proteins share a genomic window:
- the LOC106757136 gene encoding protein trichome birefringence-like 6 codes for MERQRSFSLKPTRLLVFSFTMFSSILFLSTFTTWLTNFTPSVHQQIHLHFNTSTSTSTTNTSSSHSSSSSSSVGDGDSVTLPPLFVHSLTENFTLSGEKISTLIDNRLSRNQESFSGSKSEPVRHHVGASNVNFTAMREYGTSPERVPGNEQKKIVTGGLDGNTQVPFLKKVEQKGVEGCDLTKGYWVFDESYALYSKDSCPFIDEGFDCVGNGRLDRDYSKWRWQPKDCDIPRFNATKMLELIRGKRLVFVGDSINRNQWESMLCMLLGGIKDPSRVYETHGRKITKEKGNYSFRFLDYQCTVEYYVSHFLVHESKARIGQKRRPTLRIDAIDHGSSRWKGADVLVFNTAHWWSHYKTKAGIYYYQEGSVVHPQLNVSTAFRKALKTWSSWVDRHINHRKTRVFFRSSAPSHFSGGDWNSGGHCTEATLPLNETLLSTSYPEKNIIVEQIIEEMKTPVTLLNVTSLSAYRIDGHPSVYGRKTRSSRIQDCSHWCLPGVPDTWNELLYFHLQSR; via the exons ATGGAGAGACAGAGAAGTTTCTCCTTGAAACCCACTAGGCTTTTGGTTTTCTCATTCACTATGTTTTCCTCGATTCTCTTCCTCTCCACCTTCACCACTTGGCTCACCAATTTCACTCCTTCAGTTCACCAACAGATTCATCTTCATTTCAACACTTCTACTTCTACTTCTACTACTAATACTTCTTcatctcattcttcttcttcttcttcttctgtcgGTGACGGTGACAGTGTAACACTCCCACCTTTATTTGTTCATTCCCTGACCGAAAACTTCACACTCAGTGGTGAGAAAATTTCAACTTTGATCGATAACCGTCTTTCCAGGAACCAGGAAAGCTTCTCCGGATCCAAATCTGAACCTGTACGACACCATGTTGGTGCTTCGAATGTCAATTTCACGGCAATGCGAGAGTATGGAACTTCGCCTGAGAGGGTTCCCGGCAACGAGCAGAAGAAGATAGTAACTGGAGGTTTAGATGGGAATACTCAAGTTCCTTTTTTGAAGAAGGTTGAGCAGAAAGGAGTTGAAGGGTGTGATTTAACAAAAGGGTATTGGGTTTTTGATGAAAGCTATGCCCTTTATTCCAAAGATTCGTGTCCTTTCATAGATGAAGGTTTTGATTGTGTGGGGAATGGAAGATTGGATAGAGACTACTCTAAGTGGAGATGGCAGCCCAAAGACTGTGACATTCCGAG GTTCAATGCAACTAAAATGCTGGAGTTGATTAGAGGGAAAAGGCTTGTTTTTGTGGGTGATTCGATTAATAGGAACCAATGGGAATCAATGTTGTGCATGTTATTGGGTGGTATTAAAGATCCATCGAGAGTGTACGAGACCCATGGAAGGAAAATTACGAAAGAGAAGGGAAATTATAGTTTCAGGTTTCTG GATTATCAATGTACGGTTGAATACTATGTCAGTCATTTCTTAGTTCATGAAAGCAAGGCACGAATTGGGCAGAAACGAAGACCAACCTTGCGAATTGATGCCATTGATCATGGTTCATCAAGATGGAAGGGAGCTGATGTTTTGGTTTTCAACACTGCGCATTGGTGGTCacattacaaaacaaaagctGG GATTTATTACTACCAAGAAGGAAGTGTAGTTCATCCCCAGCTAAATGTTTCCACAGCTTTCAGAAAAGCTTTAAAGACTTGGTCTTCATGGGTGGACAGACACATCAATCATCgaaaaaccagagttttctttCGAAGTTCAGCACCATCACATTTCAG TGGTGGTGATTGGAATTCTGGAGGGCATTGTACAGAAGCCACTCTTCCTCTAAACGAAACCTTATTAAGCACTAGTTATCCTGAGAAGAACATAATCGTAGAGCAGATAATAGAGGAAATGAAAACTCCTGTGACATTGTTGAATGTAACTAGTTTGTCAGCATATAGGATCGATGGTCACCCATCAGTTTATGGGAGAAAAACACGGTCTTCTAGGATTCAAGATTGTAGCCATTGGTGTCTTCCAGGAGTTCCAGATACATGGAATGAATTGTTATATTTTCATCTACAGAGTAGATGA